A window of the Carassius gibelio isolate Cgi1373 ecotype wild population from Czech Republic chromosome B16, carGib1.2-hapl.c, whole genome shotgun sequence genome harbors these coding sequences:
- the cep162 gene encoding centrosomal protein of 162 kDa isoform X1: protein MILTLIWSLLPVLRTSFILFFFLCSLPHIKVVPIKPTPKPRSNALDRVSQLSNQRASHNTSPEHDAVNEKMLSPDHSYSVEEQRVSEEDSCCVPSPAPDNPSSTSGHKSPIHSGSDELSVQSDASDSVEREDGMSSTGKSFLKSLRKTPSIKEVDEEQPKELFLEDEGNRDQVIFSRDSLEPEDSVMVSGMVSSTGVLGLDTLDEDENIRFLSNLKKESSSSIDYPRVNQEQEPSALTSPQSVPFRREEMDLTNEEGQRNNKDSAASPAYSEDFEEEASEKSDKVPQEKKPERQGMLAKVSLHDSLNSTDGALPPAVPSLAPRTEKWPDIRQTEMPSLEPAVQSYGQSGGSEMEALQEAYRQISGSAGECEDKRAEGSRTPLSLSTLQPASTVESDLPTAEELMRPIGPDSGFTRGFSLQPIIEAVPRGSENHSPLKMSSDGSPFSSVNEGCGGSNTAGVTREEHPASLQYTQKSIAEEIKRLMQEQDSSSVEPPPVKPKKRQVPARNNAFASGYSRKTPVPSARSKKPESRPLPRAPAPSRTTQAAKPPSPLTQRKTQNQPPKQTQTLSQTQTVKGLDTRLGPSSELVASVQSFATFLQHQVEASSLQDNIPPRADRISSEAVAGHQVMHEKVDGGPTFQQERSSLERFRLQLAQKERELHLREEQLQEEHKQELAALRQENYVLQSKLHRAEEASNKRKWSFGEASDPVTEEKLKLIEKEMKEQETLIQGYHQENEKLYLQIKALQAQSKQNEEALFMENQRLLTELALTRDRLNLNSIQRTFGGRNVADQSFTIADLTSQVQAAQKNEQRLQDEIHRLKQEKQALHVDLDMMRKERDLARVQAVYTSGDKGFELKMLQEKHREEVTELKKRLQWYAENQELLDKDAARLRAATAETQMLTEQVEKLKMEVSKRANEQQRKAKERAGEAKRIQDLERQLKQMEELLKRRHPNSLPALILAAASTGTEDNGSDVRPPTAPHSSQTAALLERRVHRLEAELEGRDEAAKRSLRTMEQEYHRIKLQYEQQISDLEQRLAEKNQNNQVISSETLSQTQGLNAEMEEVKKAYEKQESSLKAEVASLQEQLRQAQSLTQADKPARSPSRHQLHAEAAQATRIERLTQELSSKSRTIQELSRTVERLQRERKTMLSGPGLDRVANEPKRHFGTAKDPKKPAAETFPPTQDEKDYHPGAFSGSHISEVQLENDSLRMRLEQLEIQKEQEKASLQAAVTHAQSQLLRIQEQHAEQLASVKAEHHKEIERLLASHALEHSSSKVAELTNQVNTQEIIVQHLKGQVKELQGAKDALAVSKIREETLQNQLSKLLEELKQAKEAHSPELRHFTSLEQKIQSMELRYTQREKQLQQVIADTRRVVEQEQQGELERWKRLAQGRAKELEVFRLELDSILDVLRELQRQGVVIPIPEHTSTTTHTYLPLRS, encoded by the exons atgattttaacTCTCATTTGGAGCCTTCTTCCTGTTTTACGAACTTCTTTCATCTTGTTTTTCTTCCTTTGTTCATTACCCCATATAAAAGTAGTCCCTATTAAACCCACCCCTAAACCTCGTAGCAATGCACTTGACAGGGTGAGCCAGTTGTCCAATCAGAGGGCATCCCACAACACGAGTCCTGAACATGATGCAGTAAATGAGAAGATGCTATCACCTGACCATAGTTACTCTGTAGAGGAGCAGAGGGTCTCAGAGGAAGACTCTTGCTGCGTACCAAGTCCAGCGCCTGATAACCCCTCCAGTACATCAGGACACAAGAGTCCCATTCACTCTGGTTCTGATGAGTTGTCTGTGCAAAGTGATGCTAGTGATTCAGTCGAGAGAGAAGATG GGATGTCATCAACAGGAAAGTCCTTCCTGAAGTCTCTGAGGAAGACTCCGTCCATTAAGGAGGTGGATGAAGAACAGCCAAAGGAGCTATTCTTGGAGGATGAAGGGAATAGGGACCAAGTCATCTTTAGCAGAGACAGCCTTGAACCTGAAG ATTCTGTAATGGTGTCTGGTATGGTATCAAGTACAGGTGTTCTAGGGCTGGATACATTGGATGAGGATGAGAATATCAGGTTCTTATCCAACCTGAAGAAAGAATCATCATCTTCCATTGACTATCCCAGAGTGAATCAAGAACAGGAGCCATCCGCCCTCACGAGCCCACAAAG TGTTCCTTTCAGAAGAGAAGAAATGGATTTAACAAATGAAGAAGGACAGAGAAATAATAAAGACTCTGCTG CATCGCCTGCATATAGTGAAGATTTTGAGGAAGAGGCCAGTGAGAAAAGTGACAAGGTGCCTCAAGAGAag aaacctgAAAGGCAAGGGATGCTGGCCAAAG TGTCACTGCATGACTCTCTCAATTCCACGGATGGAGCGTTGCCTCCTGCAGTTCCCAGTTTGGCACCCAGGACAGAAAAATGGCCAGACATCAGACAAACAGAGATGCCATCATTGGAACCTGCAG TTCAATCATATGGTCAGAGTGGAGGGAGTGAGATGGAGGCACTGCAGGAGGCGTACAGGCAGATCAGCGGCTCAGCAGGGGAGTGTGAGGACAAACGAGCCGAGGGCAGCAGGacgcccctctctctctctacgcTTCAGCCTGCCTCCACCGTGGAGTCAG ATTTACCCACTGCTGAGGAATTGATGCGTCCGATTGGACCAGACTCTGGATTCACCcgtggcttctctctccagcccATAAT TGAGGCTGTGCCTCGAGGCAGCGAGAATCACAGTCCATTAAAGATGTCTTCAGATGGGAGCCCTTTCAGTTCTGTTAATGAGGGCTGTGGAGGGAGTAATACAGCTGGTGTTACAAGAGAGGAACATCCAGCCTCTCTTCAGTACACTCAGAAGAGCATCGCTGAGGAGATCAAACGGCTGATGCAGGAACAGGACAGCTCCTCCGTGGAGCCACCTCCTGTCAAGCCCAAAAAGCGCCAG GTTCCTGCCAGAAACAATGCGTTTGCATCCGGTTACTCTAGAAAAACTCCTGTTCCATCAGCAAGGTCCAAGAAACCCGAGAGCAGGCCATTACCCAGAGCACCTGCACCCAGCAGAACCACCCAAGCTGCTAAACCTCCATCTCCTCTAACACAGAGGAAAACGCAGAACCAGCCCCCTAAACAGACTCAAACCCTCAGCCAAACACAAACGGTCAAAG GCTTAGACACAAGGTTAGGACCAAGCAGTGAACTGGTTGCATCTGTGCAGTCCTTTGCTACATTCCTACAGCATCAGGTTGAAGCCAGCAGTCTACAGGATAACATCCCTCCTCGAGCAGACAGGATCTCATCCGAAGCAGTGGCAGGA CACCAGGTGATGCATGAGAAGGTGGATGGTGGTCCGACCTTTCAGCAGGAGCGCTCATCGCTGGAGCGCTTCCGTCTCCAGCTcgcacaaaaagagagagagctcCATCTGAGGGAAGAACAATTACAGGAGGAGCACAAGCAAGAGCTTGCAGCCCTGAGACAGGAGAACTACGTGTTACAGAGCAAG CTACACCGTGCCGAGGAGGCCAGTAACAAGCGAAAGTGGAGTTTTGGCGAAGCTTCGGACCCTGTGACTGAAGAGAAACTCAAACTGATAGAGAAAGAGATGAAGGAACAGGAGACTCTGATTCAGGGTTACCATCAG GAGAACGAGAAGCTTTATCTGCAAATTAAAGCACTCCAAGCTCAAAGCAAACAAAACGAGGAGGCTTTGTTCATGGAGAACCAGAGACTTCTCACTGAGCTTGCCCTCACCAG GGACCGACTGAACCTGAACAGCATTCAAAGAACCTTCGGAGGGAGAAACGTTGCTGACCAAAGCTTCACCATTGCAGATTTGACAAGTCAGGTACAAGCCGCACAG AAAAATGAGCAGCGACTGCAAGATGAGATCCATAGGCTAAAACAGGAGAAACAAGCACTGCATGTAGACCTGGACATGATGAGGAAAGAGCGGGACCTTGCCAGAGTTCAGGCTGTCTATACATCAG GTGATAAAGGTTTCGAGCTAAAGATGCTCCAGGAAAAACATCGAGAGGAAGTCACAGAGCTGAAGAAGAGACTGCAGTGGTATGCCGAGAACCAGGAGCTACTAGACAAGGATGCGGCCAGGCTCCGAGCCGCCACCGCCGAGACTCAAATGCTCACTGAGCAGGTGGAAAAGCTAAAAATGGAAGTCAGCAAGAGGGCCAATGAGCAACAAAGAAAGGCAAAAGAGAGAGCGGGTGAAGCTAAAAGAATCCAGGACCTGGAACGACAG CTCAAACAGATGGAAGAGCTCTTGAAACGCAGGCATCCAAACTCCCTGCCAGCCCTGATCTTGGCCGCTGCGTCTACCGGAACAGAAGATAATGGATCAGATGTTCGTCCCCCAACTGCCCCTCATTCCTCCCAGACAGCAGCTCTGTTGGAGAGACGTGTCCATCGACTTGAGGCGGAGCTAGAGGGCCGCGATGAAGCAGCCAAACGCAGTCTCAGAACGATGGAACAAGAGTATCACAGAATCAAA TTGCAGTATGAACAGCAGATCTCAGATCTGGAGCAGCGTTTGGCTGAGAAGAACCAGAACAATCAAGTCATTTCATCAGAAACTTTGTCACAAACTCAGGGATTGAACGCAGAAATGGAGGAAGTGAAGAAGGCCTATGAGAAGCAAGAGAGTTCCCTCAAGGCAGAGGTGGCCTCTCTGCAAGAACAACTCCGTCAGGCCCAGTCTTTGACGCAAGCAGACAAGCCTGCCCGCAGCCCCTCACGCCACCAGCTCCATGCGGAGGCGGCACAAGCAACCCGCATTGAGAGACTGACCCAGGAACTGAGCTCCAAGAGCCGCACCATTCAGGAGCTGAGCCGTACTGTAGAGCGCCTGCAGAGGGAGAGGAAAACCATGCTGTCAGGTCCTGGCTTGGATCGCGTCGCCAATGAGCCCAAGCGACATTTTGGTACAGCCAAAGATCCCAAAAAACCTGCAGCTGAGACTTTTCCCCCTACCCAAGATGAGAAAGACTACCATCCTGGAGCGTTCTCAGGATCACACATCTCAGAGGTGCAACTGGAGAATGATAGTTTGAGGATGAGATTGGAACAGCTAGAGATACAGAAAGAACAAGAGAAAGCTTCCTTGCAGGCTGCAGTCACACATGCACAAAGTCAGCTCCTCAG gattcaggaGCAGCATGCTGAGCAGCTTGCCTCGGTCAAGGCTGAGCATCATAAAGAGATTGAACGCCTCCTGGCTAGCCATGCCCTTGAGCATTCCTCCTCCAAAGTCGCTGAACTCACGAATCAAGTGAACACACAGGAG ATCATAGTGCAGCATTTAAAGGGGCAAGTGAAGGAGCTCCAGGGAGCCAAAGATGCTCTGGCTGTGTCTAAGATTAGAGAGGAAACCCTGCAGAATCAG CTGTCTAAGCTTCTAGAAGAGCTGAAACAGGCCAAAGAAGCTCACAGTCCTGAACTACGACACTTCACTAGCCTGGAGCAGAAGATTCAGTCCATGGAGCTCCGTTATACTCAGCGTGAGAAACAGCTTCAGCAG GTGATTGCAGACACACGGCGGGTGGTGGAACAGGAGCAGCAGGGTGAGCTGGAGCGCTGGAAGAGACTCGCTCAAGGCAGGGCTAAAGAGCTGGAGGTCTTCAGACTGGAGCTGGACTCCATACTGGACGTGCTTCGTGAGCTCCAGAGACAGGGTGTAGTCATTCCCATCCCAGAACACACCTCCACCACCACCCACACATACCTGCCCCTCCGCTCCTGA
- the cep162 gene encoding centrosomal protein of 162 kDa isoform X7: MILTLIWSLLPVLRTSFILFFFLCSLPHIKVVPIKPTPKPRSNALDRVSQLSNQRASHNTSPEHDAVNEKMLSPDHSYSVEEQRVSEEDSCCVPSPAPDNPSSTSGHKSPIHSGSDELSVQSDASDSVEREDGMSSTGKSFLKSLRKTPSIKEVDEEQPKELFLEDEGNRDQVIFSRDSLEPEGVLGLDTLDEDENIRFLSNLKKESSSSIDYPRVNQEQEPSALTSPQSVPFRREEMDLTNEEGQRNNKDSAASPAYSEDFEEEASEKSDKVPQEKKPERQGMLAKVSLHDSLNSTDGALPPAVPSLAPRTEKWPDIRQTEMPSLEPAVQSYGQSGGSEMEALQEAYRQISGSAGECEDKRAEGSRTPLSLSTLQPASTVESDLPTAEELMRPIGPDSGFTRGFSLQPIIEAVPRGSENHSPLKMSSDGSPFSSVNEGCGGSNTAGVTREEHPASLQYTQKSIAEEIKRLMQEQDSSSVEPPPVKPKKRQVPARNNAFASGYSRKTPVPSARSKKPESRPLPRAPAPSRTTQAAKPPSPLTQRKTQNQPPKQTQTLSQTQTVKGLDTRLGPSSELVASVQSFATFLQHQVEASSLQDNIPPRADRISSEAVAGHQVMHEKVDGGPTFQQERSSLERFRLQLAQKERELHLREEQLQEEHKQELAALRQENYVLQSKLHRAEEASNKRKWSFGEASDPVTEEKLKLIEKEMKEQETLIQGYHQENEKLYLQIKALQAQSKQNEEALFMENQRLLTELALTRDRLNLNSIQRTFGGRNVADQSFTIADLTSQVQAAQKNEQRLQDEIHRLKQEKQALHVDLDMMRKERDLARVQAVYTSGDKGFELKMLQEKHREEVTELKKRLQWYAENQELLDKDAARLRAATAETQMLTEQVEKLKMEVSKRANEQQRKAKERAGEAKRIQDLERQLKQMEELLKRRHPNSLPALILAAASTGTEDNGSDVRPPTAPHSSQTAALLERRVHRLEAELEGRDEAAKRSLRTMEQEYHRIKLQYEQQISDLEQRLAEKNQNNQVISSETLSQTQGLNAEMEEVKKAYEKQESSLKAEVASLQEQLRQAQSLTQADKPARSPSRHQLHAEAAQATRIERLTQELSSKSRTIQELSRTVERLQRERKTMLSGPGLDRVANEPKRHFGTAKDPKKPAAETFPPTQDEKDYHPGAFSGSHISEVQLENDSLRMRLEQLEIQKEQEKASLQAAVTHAQSQLLRIQEQHAEQLASVKAEHHKEIERLLASHALEHSSSKVAELTNQVNTQEIIVQHLKGQVKELQGAKDALAVSKIREETLQNQLSKLLEELKQAKEAHSPELRHFTSLEQKIQSMELRYTQREKQLQQVIADTRRVVEQEQQGELERWKRLAQGRAKELEVFRLELDSILDVLRELQRQGVVIPIPEHTSTTTHTYLPLRS, translated from the exons atgattttaacTCTCATTTGGAGCCTTCTTCCTGTTTTACGAACTTCTTTCATCTTGTTTTTCTTCCTTTGTTCATTACCCCATATAAAAGTAGTCCCTATTAAACCCACCCCTAAACCTCGTAGCAATGCACTTGACAGGGTGAGCCAGTTGTCCAATCAGAGGGCATCCCACAACACGAGTCCTGAACATGATGCAGTAAATGAGAAGATGCTATCACCTGACCATAGTTACTCTGTAGAGGAGCAGAGGGTCTCAGAGGAAGACTCTTGCTGCGTACCAAGTCCAGCGCCTGATAACCCCTCCAGTACATCAGGACACAAGAGTCCCATTCACTCTGGTTCTGATGAGTTGTCTGTGCAAAGTGATGCTAGTGATTCAGTCGAGAGAGAAGATG GGATGTCATCAACAGGAAAGTCCTTCCTGAAGTCTCTGAGGAAGACTCCGTCCATTAAGGAGGTGGATGAAGAACAGCCAAAGGAGCTATTCTTGGAGGATGAAGGGAATAGGGACCAAGTCATCTTTAGCAGAGACAGCCTTGAACCTGAAG GTGTTCTAGGGCTGGATACATTGGATGAGGATGAGAATATCAGGTTCTTATCCAACCTGAAGAAAGAATCATCATCTTCCATTGACTATCCCAGAGTGAATCAAGAACAGGAGCCATCCGCCCTCACGAGCCCACAAAG TGTTCCTTTCAGAAGAGAAGAAATGGATTTAACAAATGAAGAAGGACAGAGAAATAATAAAGACTCTGCTG CATCGCCTGCATATAGTGAAGATTTTGAGGAAGAGGCCAGTGAGAAAAGTGACAAGGTGCCTCAAGAGAag aaacctgAAAGGCAAGGGATGCTGGCCAAAG TGTCACTGCATGACTCTCTCAATTCCACGGATGGAGCGTTGCCTCCTGCAGTTCCCAGTTTGGCACCCAGGACAGAAAAATGGCCAGACATCAGACAAACAGAGATGCCATCATTGGAACCTGCAG TTCAATCATATGGTCAGAGTGGAGGGAGTGAGATGGAGGCACTGCAGGAGGCGTACAGGCAGATCAGCGGCTCAGCAGGGGAGTGTGAGGACAAACGAGCCGAGGGCAGCAGGacgcccctctctctctctacgcTTCAGCCTGCCTCCACCGTGGAGTCAG ATTTACCCACTGCTGAGGAATTGATGCGTCCGATTGGACCAGACTCTGGATTCACCcgtggcttctctctccagcccATAAT TGAGGCTGTGCCTCGAGGCAGCGAGAATCACAGTCCATTAAAGATGTCTTCAGATGGGAGCCCTTTCAGTTCTGTTAATGAGGGCTGTGGAGGGAGTAATACAGCTGGTGTTACAAGAGAGGAACATCCAGCCTCTCTTCAGTACACTCAGAAGAGCATCGCTGAGGAGATCAAACGGCTGATGCAGGAACAGGACAGCTCCTCCGTGGAGCCACCTCCTGTCAAGCCCAAAAAGCGCCAG GTTCCTGCCAGAAACAATGCGTTTGCATCCGGTTACTCTAGAAAAACTCCTGTTCCATCAGCAAGGTCCAAGAAACCCGAGAGCAGGCCATTACCCAGAGCACCTGCACCCAGCAGAACCACCCAAGCTGCTAAACCTCCATCTCCTCTAACACAGAGGAAAACGCAGAACCAGCCCCCTAAACAGACTCAAACCCTCAGCCAAACACAAACGGTCAAAG GCTTAGACACAAGGTTAGGACCAAGCAGTGAACTGGTTGCATCTGTGCAGTCCTTTGCTACATTCCTACAGCATCAGGTTGAAGCCAGCAGTCTACAGGATAACATCCCTCCTCGAGCAGACAGGATCTCATCCGAAGCAGTGGCAGGA CACCAGGTGATGCATGAGAAGGTGGATGGTGGTCCGACCTTTCAGCAGGAGCGCTCATCGCTGGAGCGCTTCCGTCTCCAGCTcgcacaaaaagagagagagctcCATCTGAGGGAAGAACAATTACAGGAGGAGCACAAGCAAGAGCTTGCAGCCCTGAGACAGGAGAACTACGTGTTACAGAGCAAG CTACACCGTGCCGAGGAGGCCAGTAACAAGCGAAAGTGGAGTTTTGGCGAAGCTTCGGACCCTGTGACTGAAGAGAAACTCAAACTGATAGAGAAAGAGATGAAGGAACAGGAGACTCTGATTCAGGGTTACCATCAG GAGAACGAGAAGCTTTATCTGCAAATTAAAGCACTCCAAGCTCAAAGCAAACAAAACGAGGAGGCTTTGTTCATGGAGAACCAGAGACTTCTCACTGAGCTTGCCCTCACCAG GGACCGACTGAACCTGAACAGCATTCAAAGAACCTTCGGAGGGAGAAACGTTGCTGACCAAAGCTTCACCATTGCAGATTTGACAAGTCAGGTACAAGCCGCACAG AAAAATGAGCAGCGACTGCAAGATGAGATCCATAGGCTAAAACAGGAGAAACAAGCACTGCATGTAGACCTGGACATGATGAGGAAAGAGCGGGACCTTGCCAGAGTTCAGGCTGTCTATACATCAG GTGATAAAGGTTTCGAGCTAAAGATGCTCCAGGAAAAACATCGAGAGGAAGTCACAGAGCTGAAGAAGAGACTGCAGTGGTATGCCGAGAACCAGGAGCTACTAGACAAGGATGCGGCCAGGCTCCGAGCCGCCACCGCCGAGACTCAAATGCTCACTGAGCAGGTGGAAAAGCTAAAAATGGAAGTCAGCAAGAGGGCCAATGAGCAACAAAGAAAGGCAAAAGAGAGAGCGGGTGAAGCTAAAAGAATCCAGGACCTGGAACGACAG CTCAAACAGATGGAAGAGCTCTTGAAACGCAGGCATCCAAACTCCCTGCCAGCCCTGATCTTGGCCGCTGCGTCTACCGGAACAGAAGATAATGGATCAGATGTTCGTCCCCCAACTGCCCCTCATTCCTCCCAGACAGCAGCTCTGTTGGAGAGACGTGTCCATCGACTTGAGGCGGAGCTAGAGGGCCGCGATGAAGCAGCCAAACGCAGTCTCAGAACGATGGAACAAGAGTATCACAGAATCAAA TTGCAGTATGAACAGCAGATCTCAGATCTGGAGCAGCGTTTGGCTGAGAAGAACCAGAACAATCAAGTCATTTCATCAGAAACTTTGTCACAAACTCAGGGATTGAACGCAGAAATGGAGGAAGTGAAGAAGGCCTATGAGAAGCAAGAGAGTTCCCTCAAGGCAGAGGTGGCCTCTCTGCAAGAACAACTCCGTCAGGCCCAGTCTTTGACGCAAGCAGACAAGCCTGCCCGCAGCCCCTCACGCCACCAGCTCCATGCGGAGGCGGCACAAGCAACCCGCATTGAGAGACTGACCCAGGAACTGAGCTCCAAGAGCCGCACCATTCAGGAGCTGAGCCGTACTGTAGAGCGCCTGCAGAGGGAGAGGAAAACCATGCTGTCAGGTCCTGGCTTGGATCGCGTCGCCAATGAGCCCAAGCGACATTTTGGTACAGCCAAAGATCCCAAAAAACCTGCAGCTGAGACTTTTCCCCCTACCCAAGATGAGAAAGACTACCATCCTGGAGCGTTCTCAGGATCACACATCTCAGAGGTGCAACTGGAGAATGATAGTTTGAGGATGAGATTGGAACAGCTAGAGATACAGAAAGAACAAGAGAAAGCTTCCTTGCAGGCTGCAGTCACACATGCACAAAGTCAGCTCCTCAG gattcaggaGCAGCATGCTGAGCAGCTTGCCTCGGTCAAGGCTGAGCATCATAAAGAGATTGAACGCCTCCTGGCTAGCCATGCCCTTGAGCATTCCTCCTCCAAAGTCGCTGAACTCACGAATCAAGTGAACACACAGGAG ATCATAGTGCAGCATTTAAAGGGGCAAGTGAAGGAGCTCCAGGGAGCCAAAGATGCTCTGGCTGTGTCTAAGATTAGAGAGGAAACCCTGCAGAATCAG CTGTCTAAGCTTCTAGAAGAGCTGAAACAGGCCAAAGAAGCTCACAGTCCTGAACTACGACACTTCACTAGCCTGGAGCAGAAGATTCAGTCCATGGAGCTCCGTTATACTCAGCGTGAGAAACAGCTTCAGCAG GTGATTGCAGACACACGGCGGGTGGTGGAACAGGAGCAGCAGGGTGAGCTGGAGCGCTGGAAGAGACTCGCTCAAGGCAGGGCTAAAGAGCTGGAGGTCTTCAGACTGGAGCTGGACTCCATACTGGACGTGCTTCGTGAGCTCCAGAGACAGGGTGTAGTCATTCCCATCCCAGAACACACCTCCACCACCACCCACACATACCTGCCCCTCCGCTCCTGA